From Erigeron canadensis isolate Cc75 chromosome 5, C_canadensis_v1, whole genome shotgun sequence:
CTACCTGGATCAAACTAATAAAATGTAGCTTACTTAAACACACAGTGCCTTCTGTTCCTTATAGGCACTACATAGTTAGCATAAACATTCATTTCTGCTCACTCTATTACAATCAGATAAGTGTGTTTTCTCTTTGAGTAAGAAGTAGTGTTAATATATTCATGGTTACCTCTTTGACTTTTTTCAGTCAAGAGAACACACAACATGCAGAAAAAAGCAGTGCTGCAATGGATCTGATCAACAGTATCACTGGTTCTGATGAGGAAGGTCGGTCAAGGCAAAAGATTCTTACATTTGCAGCAAAAAGGTGACTTTTTTTTCTATGCTTCGATCATTTTCTATCTCGTTTAGTATGAACTTAAATTATTGAAAGCTAGTAGAAATGGTTTTGATGATTCTTAGAAAGCAAcgttaaattagaaaaataattatcGATGCAAGTTTCATGCTAGTTTATTTGATTCGTTTTCTATATAGCTACATCAAGTTGCTCATGATTATTTGCAATTGACACTTGAATACATCACCTGGCTTCTTTTCTTGATCGACACCACACATTTTTCTCTCTGTTTCTTTTGGTTATCTTGGCTGTCATTTGACTAGAACATGTATATCATTTACATACACCTGAAAGTAGATGGTATCGGCTCACTAAACTACTCAGGTACTATCATCCTGTAGCAATACGTTCAAGTATCGTTTGAGTCCTGTTGATACCCATTTAATGGATATTGCAGGTCCCATAATGTTGATATGGTAGTTTCACACTTTTGAAATATCTGGTTCAACTGCTATTATGTTACATAAGAAGTTCCAAAAAGATTCATGGCTAGCTGAACATGGttataatgttatattttgTAGTGAATATGATCCTTTAGCTTTTCAGAGAGATCCTTTGTGTGTGCGTGTTTGtgatataaatttgttttacGATCTCACATTCAATGGGCCTTTAGGTTTTCTACTTTCTCAAAACTTGTTTGGTTTGCATGTTTTGCTTTCAGGTATGCAAGTGCAATAGAGAGCAATCCAAATGATTATGATGCTCTTTATAACTGGGCACTGGTTCTTCAGGTAACTTATGTATCCATACAACCAAATAATGTTAACACATATATAGATAAGTGTCGTAATTACCCAAGTCTCTGGCTTTACTTGATTCCCTCAAAACGATAATTAATGGTGGAATTAAATCTTTATGGTTGAATACATATTACTAGCAAAAAAGCTACCTCTACCTAGCAGTCGTAAAATATTTGCTCCCCAGGGCCCAGTCTCACAATGCTCACTTCTGATTTTGAATGTGCTTACCTACTATTTACCACAATATACCAGGCTGAAACCCTTTTACCCAACAAACACTACATACCAAGCTTTGTAGCTTGATACTCATTATAATGTAacgtttttactttttaccagTTAAACAGTTGCCAGTGTATCCCAAGAAAATTTATGTTAAATCTGAATTTATTGTCTTGTAAATgtaaatactcaaaaatcaaatttgggCTTTATGGTGAGACAAGGAGTACTTACTTGTGATAGATATTATAACCAAGGGCTGTAAATAGAAAATGATGGTCGATATATACAGGGATACAAACCATATTATTAGTCTAAACCGTGTTATTACCGAGTCTTATAGAGTAATAGTTATATATCTCTTTTGACAGAAATGagtatttataatttttgatgCACACCTGTCTTATCATTTGATACATCTTCAGGAAAGTGCAGATAATGTTAACTCGGATACCAGCTCACCATCTAAAGATGCTCTGCTTGAAGAGGCTTGCAAAAAGTATGATGAGGCTACCCGTTtaaatccttctcttcatgatGTGCGTATTAATTCATTTACAATATCAGACTTATCATAACATCTAGCATCAAAGTTTAGTATCTATTGCTACATGTCGATATAATAGTCATGTTTTCTAATTCCAGGCTTATTATAACTGGGCTATTGCTATTTCTGATCGGGCCAAAATGCGTGGGCGTACAAAGGAGGCTGAAGAACTATGGAAGCAGGTTAGACCTTCATTTCATGACAGTCTCCCATTCTATACATTTTGCAACGTTTTCTTCTGCTTGAAACAGTTTATTGAGATTGTGAAATTCTATGCAACGTGACTTTTTCTGTTATGATGTTGCAGGCaacaaataattatgaaaaggCTGTTCAGTTGAATTGGAACAGTCCCCAGGTAACTCTCATTGACCTTACTCACTGTCAGTTGTATTTATGTTCTGTACTAATGGTACATTTTAATGCATTGTTTTTGACTTCATGATGAAATTCATTTCAGGCTCTTAACAACTGGGGTCTTGCTTTACAGGTGCTTCTAGTTtcttatatatagatacgaagtaatatttaattttattaagaacCTGATGTATGTTATTTCCTGCATTAAATTTTTAACTGATGTCATTATTTGGAGCTTCAGGAACTGAGTGCAATTGTTCCTGCAAGAGAAAAGCAGACAATAGTAAAAAGCGCGATCAGTAAGGTAACAGCAATATTGCCATTGGCCTACAAATAGATAGATGTGTCAATTTTCTTGTAAATGTTGCATCTGGTATATTCTATAGCCTTTAGTGTTAATATATTGTCTCTTTACGAGATCCCTTGTTCTGCGTTGCAGTTTCGTGCAGCGATACAGTTGCAATTTGATTTTCATAGGGCCATATACAACCTCGGCACTGTTTTGGTGAGCTTATTATCCTTTTCCGTTTCTTAATATGGATATAATGGTGTACTTATAGGTAGCAATTTTGACTCATTTTACTTGGCAACGGGTTGATCTGGGTTATATTTTTTCACAGGGTCTACTCTAAAAGTATGGTTAAAATGAAATGGGCCGAATACGTTGAAATTGACTGCAACTGTATAAATGTTTATAACCTCATATATTGTTAtattcaaaacaatataaatatcagatttaaatatttgttttttaaacatagatatacaataattatttatgtaactcaacaAATAGGAACAAAAAATTCCGACTGGTAAACACAACATATATGAATCACCTGTTTTGACCTGATTCGGTTCTGGCCACCTTCGGCTTGCTTGTTTTGAAAACTGAAATTGGCATGACCTTCTTTCATTGATCTTGTATCTGTAGTATGGGTTAGCAGAAGACACATCAAGAACTGGAGGGACAATGGGAGGACATGATGTTTCTCCCGATGAATTATATAGTCAGGCAGCTATTTACATTGCTGCTGCTCATGCATTAAAGCCAAGTTACTCCGTATGTATCTTCTGTGCATCAAGTTCCTTACAAACGTTTTTCCTTATCAGGAAACATAATCACTTTACTGCATGATGTGAATGTAATTTACGGTTTTGTAATCACAGGTTTACACTAGTGCCTTGAAGCTTGTGAGATCCATGGTGAGTATACTATCAAAATCTACTTATACTGGTTTAGCTTGTATCATGTATGCAATGCTAGTGCATACATAGTTAATTACCATTATCCTAAAGCTTCTTGTTTTCATCCAATTTTCACTGCAAATGTCATGTTTTTACTAGCTTGAATTGTTTTAGTGTATcagttttctatttcttttacTTGATTATTTTTTCAGGTGCTTATACTTCTTGGTGTATTAATGAGTTTTATTTTTGTCTTAGCTCCCTCTACCTTACTTAAAGGTTGGATATCTTACCGCACCACCAGTGGGAAATCCAATTGCTCCACATGGTGACTGGAAGCGCACCCAGTTTGTTTTAAATCACGAGGGGCTTCAACAGGTATGATACTTTTTCACATATAACATGTAAGTAAGTAAGTTGATACACAAATCTTGCCTCATGTATTCATATATGCGTTTTTTTGAAACATCGGCCTTATTGCATCTTTTTCAGCAAGCACATAGGCTATGTTGTTAGAGATGTTGCTTTACCTTGTTCATCATGTTAGCGTTGCCGTTTTTTATCGTTCTTATTAGTGCGGGCATTATATCTTTAGATTAAGTATGCATGTATATGTGTGCGTGTGTATTATCTACTTGCAAGTAGAAAATTCTTtcatagttcaaagtaaagaTTAAATACATTATAGGTTGATCTATGGTGTTTcgtgtgtatatatttgtacatCTTTATTTCACAGGTAACACAATCTCATCTCATCATTTAATATGGGATTATTTGTCCTATTCCAATAGATGACCACATTATATTAAAATCAGAAGGTTGTTTTGTTGGTTGGATCAATTAGTGAAATGGAAAAAATTGGCAAAGTCAAAATACTTCAATGGAAGAACAAATTTGATTAAAGTAGTATTTTAAGAAGTAATTAAAGTGTAGTCCATTCATACAGCGAAATTCATCTTGGAATGTTTCCCCATCTTATCAATAGTTAAGGATATATTAAACATGTTTAGGAGACTACTATTGATATTAAGTTTTGTGTAGTCAATCATTGCAACTTTCAGGGCAGTGCATATTGGAACTTTTATAAGCAATTCAAAAGTTTTAGCCTCGCGAATCAAGTTTGAATAGCAGCAAGCCTTGGACAATATTGTCTTACTATTAAATTAGCAAAGTTAATTACACTAACATGTTTGAATGAAAAATCCATACCGACTTAAAGTTATCTCATATTCTCATATGTTTCTTAACGCGAAAACAAATTGGAAGACAAGAATCAACAAAAATCTTACCGTGTAGCACAAGTATTTTAAGGACACTAACTCTGATAGAAACTGTCAGCAACAAAGTATTCTTTACTTACAATAACAATGTTCTTTTCCTCTATTTAAAAAGTAGGTAATGCTGTGGTGGATTATGGTAAGTAATTTGTAGTAGGATGTTGAGAAATTTGAACAAAAGCACATATCAGCATATCAAACTTAAAAATTGGACTTCTTGTGAATAATATGCATCATAGAAACGGGCATTTAGAAGTCTGTGGTTGGTTTAATTTACTTGCTAATTGTTATAATGATTTGATCCATGCTTCATGTACTGAAATTTAGCATTAATTTGTCACAGTTCCACAATGACGAGCAGAGATACATGGGTTCGGGAGATAAAACAAGTAATGGGAGACCAGctataaaaattgatataacaGATATTGTCTCGGTATCAGCATGCGCAGATCTGACTTTGCCTCCCGGTCCTTCTATCTGCATTGATACAATTCATGGACCGACTTTTTTGGTATATCTTATTTCTCTCGTGCaagttgaaattgaaatataATTTGCCTTTATAATGTAAACGTCagtgaaaatgattaattttaatGGACTTGATCTTTATAAGAAGCACTGAATAAGAGaattttaatttatctataCTTCACAGATTGCGGACTCATGGGAATATCTGGATACGTGGCTTGATGCTATTCGACTAGTTTACACTATTTTTGCACGAGGTAAGAGCGATGTATTAGCAGGCATAATTACCGGATAGTATTCGTGTCTGTAATATGTTTGGTTCAGAGCTGCCCTTTTTCAAAAGGTGTGGAATGACTACTTGTAGATGTTAGGAGTTGAGgcttcttttaatatttttgtatattgttattttatcaTTATAGCACAAGGATAAAAACTCTCAGATATAATTTTTGTACTTCATTTGCTTTTTTGAacttatttcattattttatatattcatatttgaGCTTACATTTGCCTATATTAATCGctttttgtttaatattatGTACTTggttatatatgttataaaagaAGTGCTTCTACATTGATTGCTCCTATTGGTAGGGTTTCTTTATTGGCTTTTCTGAAACTGTGCCAAACTGCCAACCTCCAAccccttgttttttttttttccaaaaggtGCAAACAATTATTCTTGTTGGCCCAACACTTCAAATTCATGTGCATTTCTTGATCAAGATCCACGTCTCTTCAAAATGAAATCCTTTTTGTCATTTATCACTTTCAAAGTTCCTTAAATTGTTACCTTATTCACTCATTACATTACCTCCCTCGGATCACTGGTGTGCCTGTTGGAGCTAAACAGGTCATATATAAAACCTGGTGTACCCGTGTTTGTGACCCTTTATAGGGTGGTTATTGGTGACTATAGCATGTCCGGTGAAGGGTTGCTTTTATATGGGAGTGTAGAGAAGGTTAAGGGGAGTGAGGGTGAGGTTTAAGGTATATGTGAAGGAAGAAAAGGTAGTGAAGGGTAGCTTTAGAAAAGATGAGGGTGGTGAGTGAAAATGGCACAAGGTTTGACTTTCTAGGGTGGGGGTGGTTCGGAGAAGGGGTAGTGAAGGAGGTGGATATTGTGGCGGATGATTGGACAATATAAAAGACGCGATGAGGGAGTAATGTGGAAATGGTGCTTAAGAGGAAGAGGGGGAGAAAGAAGACTTATGTTGTAAAGAGCGTGATGGTGGTGGGGAGAAAGATGGTGGTGGTATCAAGTCACCTTACAATAGAAAATTTAAACGTTAATTTGAATCATTTCTTATAAGTATTAAATTATAAGTAATCTGACAGAAAAACATTAATCTGAATCgttttatataagtatttaattatGACTAATCTCtttgtatgaaaaaaaaaaaacaaattcgTTAACATCAACAAATGTAGAAAAAGACGGATGTGGCACCACTACATCCATTCCAAAATTTATTTACCatattaaaatgttaaaatcaaaaaatatatacacttatgtatataatttagaAGAGTTGTTTATGTCTTCAATCCTATTTGCTTCTTTGGCTTGCTGGGAGGGGATTTAGGGGAATTCTTACATATACTGCTCGTAATTGTTGGAACCATGCTTGGTTGTATGTACATAGACATGTTTATTACATTTGTAGGTTGgtgtttaataggtttaaatgcCTCTTTTACTTTATATTGTCTATTTTACGCTAAAGTGTGTTATGTGGTATCTGTTATTCTTCTCTAATTGTAATGTAGTCAGACAATACTCGACCAACATGTATGGTTACTAAACTTTTTACACTCTATCTTTTTCCTCTTTTTGGTCGGAGATGTTTTTGAAAGTAGTCTATCTATCTTCGTGTAGGGTTAAGGTTGTTTACATTCTAACTCCCCCAAACACGGCTTTTGCCGGATTAGGTACCGTTGTTGTTAGTATGGAATTTGTTGTCGacacattataattttttatatggagATAgcaaaacatatttataaaaataaacattaatatataaacctgattaggtgataaaaaaaataaaactaactacCATAAATCAGTGGTAGATATAGAATTAAATATAAAGACAGCTAGAATACAATCGATcgtttttcatattaatttaaaaaaatataaggttacaaaaaaaatgtagaaaaataaataacataaggCCTAATATAGAAAAAGagtttttaaagttacaaaaataatatgtaaaaaaataaataacataaggtctaatataaaaaaaaagatttttgaaaataaagaaaaataattatgatatcataaatttgtataaaataGCTTAAGTGAAAATATAGACATGTCACCCAGGGAAAAAAATTctagaaacaattttattttatttatataagagatttctttaaagatttttcttttattctctataagaaaataataaattttgcacatttttttacattttcgtTACCTAaacatttttatcattttaattgtcggcatattaatgaaaaatttaAGAAACATGTAGAAAAGTAGAAAACAACAACAAAGTAACAACAAAAACTGAAACGGGGATAGTAGCCTATCATAATCAATcattaaaatttgtttaatgAAAATCTCAGTAGCGTAATCCACAAATCATGAAAACCTTAACTAAATCAGCCAGAAAGGCTACTATATACCCCACTACCACTACACTACccataattaaatgaaaaattaaatcttttttaataattattttcttcaaacacaTTGCAACCAGATTTGCCTTATATTCTTCATACTCTGTGGCTCTTTGCTTGTGGGtttcacaaaaacaaacacacacacacacatttttttttaaaaaaatggaggTTTTTTACTTGCTAgtaacttttctttttcttaaaaatatggACTCAAGAACATAGCATAATAGTTGCAACATTGGAGCTCAGTAAAAACAGAATTATTACCTTTTCTGCTTTCAATTCTTTCAAGAACAATAACCTTTTTGCCTACTCCCTCATGATGGGTATATATCTTTCACATTGTTCTTCTTTTGTTATTTCTAGaattattatgtgtatatatttgtaagcaattgttttatatatggatTACCCAATTGAGATGAGGGTGAATTGGATATGGGTTTATCAAGATTTGTGTTAAATGTTGATAAAAATTTAGTCTTTATGAATCTTGATTACTAGTATTGAGTATTGAACAGCTTGTTAGAGGCTCTTGCTTTTTAGGGAAAAGTCCGGTTCAATCCCGGTGATTTTAAGCTTATTTGGTgtagaataaaagaaaattatactcccccgtcccattttagttgtcatgttgactaactttgaccgtaagtaactttgtttgtactatatgttagttgatgaaacttatatggacgaaaagtacattaaaaacccgatccattcatatattttatatcaagtgttacatgacacaaacaaagttatttacagtcaaagttggtcaacatgacaactaaaatgggacggagggtaTATTGGCAAATATGACaccatatataaacatatttacaGTTTTTCTACAATGGGACTAAAACTTACGACCTCTTGGTTGATGCGTCACCTCAAATATCGGCGTATTGGTGTGTATATGCCCACAATCAGCTACTTACAGTTTAAAGGTTAGGAATTTGAGAAAACCCTATACATTCATGTAAGAATAAGAAAATGTGACTAATCAAAGGGCTGTTCTTAGTGGTATTCGAGGTGATCAATCACCAAAGAGGTTGCGAGTTCAAATCTATTGTGGACGAATGTGTATATAAGTGTGTCGTGTGTGGGcatttgcctttcaaaaaaaaaatgtggcgAGTGACTGCTTACTAGGTTTGCTACATGCCTAAAATATTTAGAAAATTAGATTTTTCTACCAGCCCtcgatttttattatatataaatctagtTTACGAAATTGATAAAATGTGACTCTGTGATTATGTGGTTGTAGCTGGTGATTGGTTGCAGGGGCCAAATGTTTATTATCTATACGGGTTTGGAAAAGGGGATGTTGGTCAGCTCTTTATTGCCGGGTTTGGATCTTCTATGTTGTTTGGAACAATTGATGGATCATTAGCTGATAAACAGTAAGTTCCAGTTATATTTGAATTCTTTGAGTGTGCATTACTATCAAAATGACTGATGTTTGAGAATTTCTGTTTTTGATCCAGTGGTAGAAAACGGGCTTCAGTAACTTACTGTAATACTTACATTCTGAGCTGCATTACCAAGCATTCACCTCAGTACAAAATTCTAATGATTGGACGTATATTGGGAGGAATCGCCACTTCTTAACTCTTTTCTGCATCTGAGTCATGGCTGGTTGCTGAACACAACAAGGTGAGTAGTGTGTGTGTAAGATACTTGGAACTTGCTTTATTCTGTTGTGCATGTTAACCGAAAATTCTAATTTTATGCTTACATTTAAGTTCACATCATCTCTGTTTATCATGAAGAGTTatagggggtgtttggatgtgtgCAAACACCAATGCTTAGTGTCTGGGTCCAACTAACTGTGATTGTGATTATCTAATTACTTAGGGTCAAAATAACCAGCTTTGAGAAGCATGCTAGAAATTGCTTTGAGTAACCTTAACTTATGGATAAGAACAGAATCACATCATAtctaaatttttaaatcttaataatcactttcaaaatgcacatccaaacaccTTGATAGTGTTATCTTCATGTTAAGCTTAAAGTTCTCTTTTCTTGTTATGCTGCAGAGGGGTTTTGAGCAACAATGGGTATAACTAACATTTTCTAAGGCAATATTTCTTGGTGATGGCCTAGTCGCCATTTTGGCTGGTTTGTTTGGAAATATGCTAGTTGGCACATTAGATTTGGGGGCTGTTGCTCCTTTTGATGCAGCTTTCATGCTTTCTTGCCATTGGTATGGCCATCATCATATCAACTTGGACTGAAAATTATGGTGACCCCTCAGAAAGCAAGGATTTACTGACCCAATTTAAGGGGGCTGCTGTTGCAATTGCATCGGGTTACTCTCCCTCTGCCTCTCTCTCACTCTCtc
This genomic window contains:
- the LOC122599360 gene encoding protein HLB1-like, which encodes MSASDDQQPELQNGHTVPEPATHSTDIAPNQDPDPKPEEQQQVSETETPSTNIESSTDNNNNNNNNKDVEQQQQQEGGNRTFTMRELLDELKNGGDSESVVTPTSTAVTTPLHSQENTQHAEKSSAAMDLINSITGSDEEGRSRQKILTFAAKRYASAIESNPNDYDALYNWALVLQESADNVNSDTSSPSKDALLEEACKKYDEATRLNPSLHDAYYNWAIAISDRAKMRGRTKEAEELWKQATNNYEKAVQLNWNSPQALNNWGLALQELSAIVPAREKQTIVKSAISKFRAAIQLQFDFHRAIYNLGTVLYGLAEDTSRTGGTMGGHDVSPDELYSQAAIYIAAAHALKPSYSVYTSALKLVRSMLPLPYLKVGYLTAPPVGNPIAPHGDWKRTQFVLNHEGLQQFHNDEQRYMGSGDKTSNGRPAIKIDITDIVSVSACADLTLPPGPSICIDTIHGPTFLIADSWEYLDTWLDAIRLVYTIFARGKSDVLAGIITG